Proteins found in one Clostridium kluyveri DSM 555 genomic segment:
- a CDS encoding recombinase family protein codes for MLHVAAYCRVSTYEEAQAGSFELQVQHYQEMIEKNPKWALAGIYADEGVSATSMHRRVDFLRMIKDCRSGKIDLIITKSVSRFARNTRDCLDVVRQLKMLNPPVSVFFEAENLNTIESKNEFTLGVMSLVAQGESEQKSAAITWSIIERFKKGIPIISTHNLLGFDKDHLGQIVIVEEEANIVRYIYDSLYVRF; via the coding sequence ATATTACATGTTGCCGCCTATTGCCGTGTCAGCACTTATGAAGAGGCTCAAGCCGGGAGTTTTGAGTTACAGGTACAACATTATCAGGAGATGATTGAGAAAAACCCCAAATGGGCACTAGCAGGAATATACGCTGACGAGGGTGTTTCTGCCACTTCCATGCATAGGCGTGTTGATTTTTTACGCATGATTAAGGATTGCCGTTCTGGGAAAATTGATTTGATTATTACCAAAAGCGTGAGCCGTTTTGCACGAAACACACGTGACTGTCTTGACGTGGTAAGACAGCTCAAAATGCTCAATCCGCCTGTGAGTGTCTTTTTTGAAGCAGAAAATCTCAATACAATTGAAAGTAAAAATGAGTTCACCCTTGGAGTTATGAGCCTAGTAGCACAAGGCGAGAGCGAGCAGAAAAGCGCCGCTATCACATGGTCAATCATTGAACGCTTTAAGAAAGGTATTCCTATTATTTCTACGCATAATCTCCTCGGTTTTGATAAAGACCATCTTGGTCAGATTGTGATCGTGGAGGAAGAAGCAAACATTGTTCGTTATATTTATGACAGCTTATATGTACGGTTCTAA
- a CDS encoding DUF6414 family protein, translating into MIKVVYFDDLSATDYLNIYDGGEKIQTKNKIEEKNKELASKTSANLFAKLSWLPFLGGSAETSASADFSLSGSSLVKTTLSNTVLTDFLNRAQNDERICVFNDYKVRAYKNSIAFFKMFTPFLKITKSDFTTDEGFVFDISKLDEAFTSGKGYYELIAENTVGGMLKKYIFRFNIVSFRNNYSIADLSKMDLNYYAVKVGKSEEEMLDISKEFNFEQKSISSAFDIIEDQSNGNALDVFDVILAGVDI; encoded by the coding sequence ATGATTAAAGTTGTATATTTTGATGACTTGTCAGCAACAGATTATCTAAACATATATGATGGTGGAGAAAAAATACAAACTAAAAATAAAATTGAAGAAAAAAATAAAGAGTTAGCAAGTAAGACTTCTGCTAATTTGTTTGCTAAGCTAAGCTGGCTTCCTTTTTTAGGTGGCAGTGCTGAAACAAGTGCAAGTGCAGACTTTTCATTAAGCGGGTCGTCCTTAGTAAAAACTACACTATCAAATACTGTTTTAACAGACTTTTTGAATAGAGCTCAAAATGACGAAAGAATATGTGTATTTAATGATTATAAAGTAAGAGCTTATAAAAACTCTATCGCATTTTTTAAAATGTTTACACCCTTTTTAAAAATTACAAAATCCGACTTCACTACCGATGAGGGTTTTGTTTTCGATATTTCTAAGTTAGATGAGGCTTTTACCAGCGGCAAAGGATATTATGAATTAATTGCCGAGAATACCGTAGGTGGGATGCTGAAAAAGTACATATTCCGTTTCAACATTGTATCTTTCAGAAATAATTATAGTATAGCTGATTTATCTAAAATGGATTTAAATTATTATGCAGTCAAGGTCGGAAAATCTGAGGAAGAGATGTTGGATATTAGTAAGGAGTTTAATTTTGAGCAGAAATCAATAAGTTCTGCTTTTGATATTATTGAAGATCAAAGTAACGGCAATGCCTTGGATGTATTCGACGTAATTCTTGCTGGAGTAGATATATGA
- a CDS encoding recombinase family protein produces the protein MTAYMYGSNTREIAQSLTDARVPTVLGRPMWKSSSILRILRNEKYCGDVLMQKTFTVDCFTHKKMKNTGQRPQYLLKGGIPAIIPKDRWLAVQRLLKKRRFSKKLAEKPNIGVFISRVKTGALRGFVYINPNWSKKEVAQVLKKLTQERNNKNV, from the coding sequence ATGACAGCTTATATGTACGGTTCTAACACTCGCGAAATCGCACAATCCCTCACCGATGCCCGTGTTCCTACTGTGCTGGGAAGGCCTATGTGGAAAAGCAGTAGCATTCTCCGCATTTTGCGGAACGAAAAATATTGCGGCGATGTTTTAATGCAAAAGACATTTACCGTGGATTGCTTTACCCATAAGAAGATGAAGAATACAGGACAACGACCTCAATATCTTTTGAAGGGCGGTATTCCAGCCATTATACCAAAAGACAGGTGGCTGGCAGTGCAGAGATTACTCAAAAAGCGCCGTTTCTCTAAGAAGTTGGCCGAAAAACCGAATATTGGGGTCTTCATCAGCCGTGTGAAAACTGGCGCTTTGCGAGGGTTTGTTTATATTAATCCGAACTGGAGCAAAAAAGAAGTTGCTCAGGTACTTAAAAAATTGACACAAGAAAGGAATAATAAAAATGTTTGA
- a CDS encoding FRG domain-containing protein, translating to MKTTVISSFDDYVTYTENYKNNYYFRGQANCQWEIAPSLFRKKDCLPLECEKIQEEMKLSKLDVFSSIFKLQHYGFPTRICDLSISPLSSLFFTIEDNSQSNSDGVVYVFNKELAIPFSSKEVVLFSKVLLKNYPTIDALEDDIFSKNQIQEILSSNYIIQYDYHFSYTNQRAILQGGTGILFGFDCSNDVISPIGKKGLDAYIDEKIIIPRDIKREISDRLRKLGFIHDVLYQVFESTNTTKNFSLTKTKFDIHDKYEFRKILANYQISSINFDKEELIKRIAEIYKNLFLAYGANARIWLYIYLDENDLTEGNFICRTEWRQDCPYTIKWTKDYFTRRFSYINEQASEQEIIRKFSDLIHLIDPAFDDISHFVSNNIYSIEDLINKIQSYKKQVKMASFRSDDIPKGNCDIEKFSNAAYAYIKDVERLIDEMLLYTSRGEKEQFLKYWVEVLVKDCKKSKERLEKMEVKFETL from the coding sequence ATGAAAACAACTGTTATTAGTTCTTTTGATGATTATGTTACTTACACAGAAAACTATAAAAACAATTACTATTTTAGAGGACAAGCAAATTGCCAATGGGAAATAGCTCCATCTTTGTTTAGAAAAAAAGACTGTCTACCGTTGGAATGTGAAAAAATTCAGGAAGAGATGAAACTATCCAAATTGGATGTTTTTTCTTCAATATTTAAACTTCAGCACTATGGGTTTCCAACGAGAATCTGTGATTTAAGTATTAGTCCACTGAGTTCATTGTTTTTTACTATAGAAGATAATTCTCAGAGTAACTCCGATGGCGTTGTATATGTTTTTAATAAAGAGCTTGCTATTCCATTTAGCAGCAAAGAGGTTGTGTTGTTTTCAAAAGTTCTTCTAAAAAATTACCCAACCATTGACGCATTAGAGGATGATATATTCTCAAAGAATCAGATTCAAGAAATCTTATCTTCGAATTATATAATACAATATGACTATCATTTTTCTTATACGAACCAAAGAGCTATTCTTCAAGGAGGTACAGGAATATTATTTGGATTTGATTGCAGTAATGATGTAATTAGTCCTATTGGCAAAAAAGGTCTTGACGCTTATATAGATGAAAAAATTATTATTCCCCGTGATATTAAACGTGAAATAAGCGACAGATTAAGGAAACTCGGTTTTATACACGATGTTTTATATCAAGTTTTTGAAAGCACAAATACAACCAAAAATTTTTCATTAACTAAAACTAAGTTTGATATTCATGATAAATATGAGTTTAGAAAGATTCTTGCCAATTATCAAATTAGTAGTATTAACTTTGACAAAGAAGAATTGATTAAAAGAATTGCTGAAATTTATAAAAATCTATTTCTTGCATATGGTGCTAATGCTCGTATATGGTTATACATTTATCTTGATGAAAATGATCTGACTGAAGGCAACTTTATTTGTAGAACAGAATGGCGTCAAGATTGTCCTTACACAATTAAATGGACTAAAGATTATTTTACCAGAAGATTCAGCTATATAAATGAACAGGCCTCTGAACAGGAGATAATCAGGAAATTCAGCGATTTAATTCATTTGATTGATCCCGCATTCGATGATATATCGCATTTTGTTTCTAATAATATATATTCGATAGAGGACTTAATAAATAAAATACAATCGTATAAAAAGCAAGTTAAAATGGCATCTTTTAGATCTGACGATATTCCAAAAGGTAACTGTGACATTGAGAAATTTTCAAATGCTGCTTATGCATATATCAAAGATGTAGAACGCCTTATTGATGAAATGTTGTTATATACTTCCAGAGGGGAGAAAGAACAATTTCTTAAGTACTGGGTGGAAGTTCTTGTAAAAGATTGTAAGAAATCCAAAGAACGTTTGGAAAAGATGGAGGTAAAGTTTGAAACATTGTAA
- a CDS encoding class I SAM-dependent methyltransferase — protein sequence MFNKFFQNTRKPIGYGGSLMVNMMNIGHKSLSKWGHSHISPGLDANVLDIGCGGGANLLLFLKRCPKGKVCGIDYSPVSVKHSQKKNRRYIEEGRCEVKLGDVSKLPYGDNIFDFATAFETIYFWPNLEEAFKQVYRVLKSGGYFMICNEISDSENDQWSQRINGMHVYSADTLYPLLQRIGFVNLKKDIIKNGKGMCIIAQKS from the coding sequence ATGTTTAATAAATTTTTCCAAAACACGAGGAAACCTATAGGTTACGGCGGCAGTTTAATGGTCAATATGATGAATATTGGTCATAAGTCTCTTTCAAAATGGGGACATTCACATATCTCACCTGGTTTAGATGCAAATGTGTTAGATATTGGCTGTGGTGGTGGAGCAAATCTTTTATTATTTCTAAAACGTTGTCCCAAGGGAAAAGTATGTGGGATTGACTATTCACCAGTTTCTGTGAAGCACAGTCAAAAGAAAAATCGGCGTTATATTGAAGAAGGCAGGTGTGAAGTGAAACTTGGCGATGTGTCCAAGCTTCCTTATGGAGATAACATATTTGACTTTGCTACTGCTTTTGAAACTATCTATTTTTGGCCAAATCTTGAAGAAGCATTTAAACAGGTTTATCGAGTTTTAAAATCTGGTGGATATTTTATGATTTGTAATGAAATTTCAGATTCTGAAAATGATCAATGGTCCCAACGAATTAATGGTATGCATGTCTATAGTGCTGATACACTTTATCCATTACTGCAGCGTATAGGGTTTGTAAATTTAAAAAAAGATATTATTAAAAATGGTAAAGGGATGTGTATAATAGCCCAAAAATCATAA
- a CDS encoding IS110 family transposase, which translates to MLKIAYPVCCGMDVHKSFLVACIASTNEKGITTYKSKRFSTFTGDLRRCAVWLFENNCKDVCMESTGKYWIPIYNILEPTCKIVLAHPKYVKAIRGKKTDKKDAKWIADIFKHDLVTGSFIPPADIRQLRDLVRYRWKLTNFTTGEKNRAQNCLTVSNIKLDDVFSDVFGKAASAITGRLLENNKPFDVTPYLTKGIKASAEDIQSAVDGEMCDEQAEKLRIIRSHMDSLELCKLNLESLILSVAEKYLPQLNLVSTVPGIQSFSAIAVISEIGVDMSVFPTSKHLCSWAGLTPQNNESAGKKKTTRINRAGAYIKPLLVQCANAVVTSKKHPEIRNRYLALKKRRGHKKAIIAIARMLLTAIYNILKKNEPYNPELYRKSDLPPAHREVSVAEAVFILQRQGYIVSPAPAP; encoded by the coding sequence ATGCTTAAAATCGCTTACCCTGTTTGCTGTGGGATGGATGTACACAAATCCTTTCTGGTTGCCTGCATCGCATCGACCAACGAGAAAGGCATCACTACTTACAAAAGCAAACGGTTTTCCACATTTACCGGGGATTTGCGCCGCTGCGCGGTCTGGCTTTTCGAGAACAACTGCAAGGATGTTTGTATGGAATCCACCGGGAAGTATTGGATTCCTATTTACAACATTCTGGAACCGACCTGCAAAATTGTTCTTGCCCATCCGAAGTACGTTAAGGCAATCAGGGGCAAGAAAACGGACAAAAAGGATGCAAAATGGATTGCCGATATCTTTAAGCACGACCTTGTCACAGGAAGCTTTATTCCGCCCGCCGATATCCGTCAGCTTCGGGACTTGGTACGCTACCGTTGGAAGCTGACCAACTTCACCACTGGAGAAAAGAATCGGGCACAGAACTGCCTAACCGTCTCCAACATCAAACTGGATGATGTTTTTTCCGACGTGTTCGGAAAAGCCGCTTCCGCTATTACCGGAAGACTGCTTGAAAACAACAAGCCGTTTGATGTGACACCCTATCTTACAAAAGGCATCAAGGCTTCGGCTGAGGACATACAAAGTGCCGTGGACGGAGAGATGTGTGATGAACAGGCTGAAAAGCTCCGCATCATCCGTTCCCACATGGATAGTCTTGAACTGTGCAAGCTGAATCTGGAATCTCTGATTCTTTCTGTCGCAGAGAAATATCTGCCCCAACTAAACCTCGTTTCGACGGTTCCGGGTATCCAATCCTTTTCCGCAATTGCGGTTATTTCGGAAATTGGCGTGGATATGTCCGTGTTTCCAACCTCGAAGCACCTCTGTTCCTGGGCTGGACTTACTCCGCAGAACAATGAGAGCGCCGGAAAGAAAAAGACCACCCGTATTAATCGCGCCGGAGCCTACATCAAGCCGCTTCTGGTTCAGTGTGCTAATGCTGTTGTTACCAGTAAAAAGCACCCTGAAATCCGCAATCGTTATCTCGCGCTCAAAAAGCGACGGGGACACAAAAAGGCCATTATCGCTATTGCAAGGATGCTGCTGACTGCCATCTACAACATTCTCAAGAAGAATGAGCCTTACAATCCGGAGCTTTACCGTAAATCTGACCTTCCGCCTGCACATCGTGAGGTCTCTGTGGCAGAAGCCGTTTTTATTCTGCAAAGGCAGGGCTATATTGTGTCTCCTGCCCCAGCTCCCTAA
- the hydG gene encoding [FeFe] hydrogenase H-cluster radical SAM maturase HydG yields the protein MYNVKSMDCNEFIEDGEVLQSINEAQKLVKDKNEINRILSKAKEYRGLTHREAAVLLEIDDEETLEKMYKIAKEVKEKIYGRRIVLFAPLYLSSYCVNNCKYCGYRCANKIGRHQLSQDELREEVKALEAMGHKRLLLEAGEDDEKCPIEYILECIKTIYNEKFENGAIRRVNVDIAATTEENYKKLKDVGIGTYILFQETYHKPTYLDMHFGPKHNYEWHTEAMDRAMGGGGIDDVGIGPLYGLYDYHYETVALLMHAEHLEAVHGVGPHTISFPRLLPAEGVDYSNFPYLVKDKDFKKVVATIRLAVPYTGMILSTRESIEFRKELLEVGISQMSAGSCVGVGGYAKRKTIDEHGIEEKPQFNLADHRKPIDVIKGLVKDGYVPSYCTACYRAGRTGDRFMPLAKSGNIGNYCLPNALLTFEEYLKDYADDELKDIGQKMIDNEIKNVPNKNQREKAVNYLNRIRNGERDLRF from the coding sequence ATGTATAATGTAAAATCAATGGATTGTAATGAATTCATCGAGGATGGAGAGGTTTTACAATCAATTAATGAGGCCCAAAAACTTGTTAAAGACAAAAATGAAATTAATAGGATTTTATCTAAAGCAAAAGAGTATAGAGGACTTACCCATAGAGAAGCAGCTGTTTTGCTAGAGATTGATGATGAGGAAACTCTTGAAAAAATGTACAAGATTGCGAAAGAAGTAAAGGAAAAGATTTATGGTAGGAGAATTGTATTGTTTGCACCACTTTATCTATCAAGTTATTGTGTGAATAACTGTAAATATTGTGGATATAGGTGTGCAAATAAAATTGGCAGACATCAGCTTTCACAGGATGAACTGAGGGAAGAGGTTAAGGCATTGGAAGCTATGGGACATAAAAGACTCCTTCTTGAGGCAGGTGAGGATGATGAAAAATGTCCAATCGAATATATTTTAGAGTGTATAAAGACCATTTATAATGAAAAATTCGAAAATGGTGCTATTAGGAGAGTAAATGTAGATATCGCTGCTACAACTGAAGAAAATTATAAAAAATTAAAAGACGTAGGAATAGGAACATATATTTTATTTCAAGAAACATACCACAAACCTACCTACCTTGATATGCATTTTGGACCAAAGCATAATTATGAATGGCACACAGAAGCTATGGATAGGGCAATGGGAGGCGGCGGCATTGACGATGTAGGAATTGGCCCTCTATATGGCCTATATGATTATCACTATGAAACAGTAGCTCTTTTAATGCATGCTGAACATCTAGAAGCAGTTCATGGAGTTGGGCCACATACAATTTCCTTCCCTAGACTTTTACCAGCAGAAGGTGTGGATTATAGTAATTTTCCTTATTTAGTTAAGGATAAAGATTTTAAAAAAGTGGTTGCAACTATTCGACTTGCAGTTCCTTATACAGGAATGATTCTTTCTACCAGAGAAAGTATTGAGTTCCGTAAGGAGCTTTTAGAGGTTGGTATTTCCCAGATGAGTGCAGGCTCTTGTGTAGGGGTGGGAGGATATGCTAAAAGAAAAACTATAGATGAGCATGGAATTGAAGAAAAGCCGCAGTTTAATTTGGCAGATCATAGAAAACCTATTGATGTGATTAAAGGACTTGTAAAGGATGGATATGTGCCAAGCTATTGTACAGCCTGTTATCGTGCAGGCAGAACGGGAGACAGGTTTATGCCTTTGGCCAAGTCTGGCAATATAGGCAATTATTGTCTGCCAAATGCACTATTAACTTTTGAGGAGTACTTAAAAGATTATGCAGATGATGAATTAAAAGACATAGGCCAAAAAATGATTGATAATGAAATTAAAAATGTTCCAAATAAAAATCAGCGTGAAAAAGCTGTGAATTATCTTAATCGTATTAGAAATGGGGAAAGAGATTTAAGGTTCTAA
- a CDS encoding AAA family ATPase, translating into MKKITVFYGPKKGYEKLIPNDNTSLSEFITNDDAKRKEIIIKQQNQGQEYEAEKIKTHIDNLVAYSESYAGITEGAVQSFISILSGYDIDNLFLQNPPIQIRQQFEQTFPKIVEVKKYNYKTLTKSAFLKINNSFSEYIVGQEKAKERILVSLYPLLNKSNRKPMVLMFYGPSGVGKTETAKFISKTLGEKLFRKQFSMFHSGEFSGYLFGGNHSQPCFAKDLLERESNVILLDEFDKPAPVFHSAFYQLFDEGVFEDKNYHVELFNSIVICTSNYQNEEEIRKHLGDPIFYRFDRFIKFDTLSLESIKKIIDICVSNKMKTIDLKERKIVNIKRIKNIMYSNASRFTNVRQVDKIVQEFIDMELVNRFILNNSKK; encoded by the coding sequence ATGAAGAAAATTACTGTTTTTTATGGTCCTAAAAAAGGGTATGAAAAACTAATACCAAATGACAACACTTCATTATCAGAATTTATAACCAATGATGATGCAAAAAGGAAAGAGATCATCATTAAGCAACAAAACCAAGGACAAGAATATGAAGCGGAGAAAATTAAAACTCATATTGATAATTTAGTTGCTTATTCAGAATCATATGCTGGAATTACCGAGGGGGCCGTTCAAAGCTTTATCAGCATATTAAGCGGATATGATATTGATAATCTATTTCTTCAAAATCCGCCCATTCAAATACGGCAACAATTTGAACAGACTTTCCCCAAAATAGTTGAAGTAAAAAAATATAATTATAAAACATTGACTAAATCAGCTTTCTTAAAAATAAACAATTCTTTTTCTGAATATATTGTTGGACAAGAGAAAGCTAAAGAACGTATTCTTGTTTCATTATACCCTTTGCTAAATAAATCTAATAGAAAACCTATGGTCTTGATGTTTTATGGCCCTTCGGGGGTAGGCAAAACAGAAACGGCAAAATTCATTAGCAAAACACTGGGTGAAAAACTATTCAGAAAACAATTTTCAATGTTTCATAGTGGAGAGTTTAGCGGTTATTTATTTGGAGGGAATCATTCACAACCATGTTTTGCTAAAGATTTGTTAGAAAGGGAATCAAATGTAATTTTGCTTGATGAGTTTGATAAACCGGCACCTGTGTTTCATAGTGCTTTTTATCAGCTGTTTGATGAGGGTGTTTTTGAAGATAAAAATTATCATGTCGAATTATTTAATTCAATAGTCATATGTACATCTAATTACCAAAATGAGGAGGAAATTAGAAAGCATTTGGGCGATCCAATCTTTTATCGGTTTGATCGATTTATAAAGTTTGATACCTTATCTTTAGAATCAATAAAGAAAATTATTGACATATGTGTGTCAAACAAAATGAAAACCATTGATCTCAAGGAAAGGAAAATCGTTAATATCAAGAGAATTAAAAATATTATGTATAGTAATGCCTCCAGATTTACCAATGTAAGACAAGTCGATAAAATAGTGCAGGAATTTATCGATATGGAATTGGTTAATAGATTTATATTGAATAACTCAAAAAAGTAA
- a CDS encoding DUF4368 domain-containing protein, whose amino-acid sequence MIYFAALQLEVIKRVFNALIERIAVYEDGHKSQWVDIYYKFVRYIYKMSK is encoded by the coding sequence ATGATATATTTCGCTGCGCTACAGCTTGAGGTAATAAAACGTGTTTTCAATGCGCTGATTGAACGGATTGCGGTGTACGAAGATGGCCATAAGAGCCAATGGGTGGATATCTATTATAAATTTGTGAGGTATATCTACAAAATGAGTAAATAA
- the dnaX gene encoding DNA polymerase III subunit gamma/tau: MSYTTLYREWRPKNFSDVVGQNHITVTLKNQILNNRVAHAYLFCGTRGTGKTSMAKILAKAVNCLDIQQGEPCNECEMCKKINQGISMDVIEMDTASKRKLEDIKDVIENVKYPPQEGKYKVYIMDEVHMLTQEAVNAFLKTLEEPPLNVIFILATTDPQKLPVTILSRCQKFDFRRIKSSEIFNRLRAIVNEEGIFADDRSLNLISRICDGAMRDALSVLDQAISMGSGKVEYNSIVDMLGLVTNENLFHLTDSIIEKNVELSMKVIDDIVLSGKDIYNFIKEMIVHLRNLLMVKVSNNPEEILDISEENIELLKKQAQKIRVEEIMRHINIFQDAEEQSKWVKQSRIYLELAVIKMCKIEYDTSKEIMLSRLNKLEEAFKQGGMKIFHEKIPSKELGISRDVIKKDNIIGEVNHHDNREKNLISKGTQSIIEENMYSKITLDIVKKRWKDILELFKSRHYMVLFAALTTGKIVNCEKGVITIEYDKNYAFHKQRLEKQENIKIVEQIFSEILKEKVTVRYSIENDIQGNSPSREQLLKDTFGEDIVEILDE; this comes from the coding sequence ATGTCTTATACTACTCTATATAGAGAATGGAGACCTAAAAATTTTTCAGATGTAGTAGGTCAGAATCATATAACTGTTACATTAAAAAATCAAATACTGAATAATAGAGTAGCCCATGCTTATTTATTTTGCGGAACTAGAGGTACGGGAAAAACTTCAATGGCAAAAATACTAGCAAAAGCGGTAAATTGTTTAGATATTCAGCAGGGAGAGCCTTGTAATGAATGTGAAATGTGCAAAAAGATAAATCAAGGCATTTCAATGGATGTAATTGAAATGGATACAGCATCTAAAAGAAAGCTTGAAGACATAAAAGATGTAATAGAAAATGTAAAATATCCACCACAGGAAGGTAAGTATAAGGTATATATAATGGACGAAGTACATATGCTTACCCAGGAAGCTGTAAATGCATTCTTAAAAACTTTAGAAGAACCCCCTTTAAATGTAATTTTCATACTTGCTACTACAGATCCACAAAAGCTTCCCGTAACCATACTTTCCAGGTGTCAAAAATTTGATTTTAGAAGGATAAAAAGTTCAGAGATATTTAATAGACTTAGAGCTATAGTTAATGAAGAGGGAATATTTGCAGATGATAGAAGCTTAAATTTAATATCTAGGATATGTGATGGTGCTATGAGAGATGCACTAAGTGTATTAGATCAAGCCATATCTATGGGAAGTGGAAAAGTTGAATATAATAGTATTGTTGATATGTTGGGGTTAGTTACAAATGAAAATTTATTTCACCTTACAGATAGTATAATAGAAAAAAATGTTGAGTTATCTATGAAGGTAATTGATGATATAGTTTTAAGTGGAAAAGATATATATAATTTTATTAAGGAAATGATAGTACATTTGAGAAATTTGCTGATGGTAAAGGTATCCAATAATCCAGAAGAGATTTTAGATATATCAGAGGAAAATATAGAACTTTTGAAAAAGCAGGCACAGAAAATACGTGTAGAAGAAATAATGAGACATATAAATATATTTCAGGATGCCGAGGAGCAATCTAAATGGGTTAAGCAGAGTAGAATTTATCTAGAGCTTGCAGTAATAAAAATGTGCAAGATAGAGTACGATACATCCAAAGAGATAATGCTTTCTAGGTTAAATAAATTGGAAGAAGCTTTTAAACAAGGGGGAATGAAAATTTTTCATGAGAAAATACCTTCTAAAGAATTAGGAATATCTAGGGATGTAATTAAGAAAGATAATATAATTGGGGAAGTCAACCATCATGATAATAGAGAAAAAAATTTGATAAGTAAGGGAACACAATCTATAATAGAAGAGAATATGTATTCAAAAATTACATTAGACATAGTAAAAAAAAGATGGAAAGATATACTTGAATTATTTAAGAGTAGACATTACATGGTATTATTTGCAGCACTTACTACAGGTAAAATAGTAAATTGTGAAAAGGGAGTAATAACTATAGAGTATGATAAGAATTATGCCTTTCATAAACAAAGACTAGAAAAACAAGAAAATATAAAGATAGTAGAACAGATATTTTCAGAAATACTAAAAGAAAAAGTTACAGTTAGATATTCTATAGAAAATGATATACAAGGTAATAGTCCATCAAGAGAACAACTTTTAAAAGATACTTTTGGAGAAGATATAGTAGAAATACTTGACGAATAG
- a CDS encoding helix-turn-helix domain-containing protein yields the protein MDYMTAKEAAEKWEITPRRVQVLCAQGKISGAVRFGVTWAIPKDAVKPKDGRRRIQKAER from the coding sequence ATGGACTATATGACAGCAAAAGAAGCAGCGGAAAAATGGGAGATCACTCCACGCCGGGTACAGGTGCTTTGCGCACAGGGCAAAATATCTGGTGCTGTTCGGTTTGGGGTTACTTGGGCTATACCTAAGGATGCGGTGAAGCCCAAGGATGGGCGGCGCAGAATACAAAAAGCTGAAAGATAA